The following proteins are co-located in the Solanum pennellii chromosome 1, SPENNV200 genome:
- the LOC107008064 gene encoding CDPK-related kinase 5-like, with product MGACTSKPPRPNPYSPQEILPPPETPNVAETQKENEAKKSPFFPFYSPSPARFFLSKKSPARHSSASKSANSTPARLFKRPFPPPSPAKHIKALLLRRHGSVKPNAASIPEGEETEGANLDKSFGFSKQFVSKYEIGEEVGRGHFGYTCSAIVKKGELKGQKVAVKVIPKAKMTTAISVEDVRREVKILRALTGHNNLIQFYDAFEDRDNVYIVMELCQGGELLDRILARGGKYSEEDAKDVMVQILNVVAFCHLQGVVHRDLKPENFLFLSKDESSPLKAIDFGLSDFVRPDEKLNDIVGSAYYVAPEVLHRSYGIEADVWSIGVIAYILLCGSRPFWARTESGIFRAVLKADPTYDEAPWPTLTSEANDFVKRLLNKDPRKRMSAAQALCHPWMRNHSGAKLPLDILIFRLMKAYMRSSSLRKAALRALSKTLTADELFYLKEQFALLEPDKNGNIKLENIRSALMKYGTDAMKESRIPDFLASLNALQYRKMDFEEFCAAALSVHQLEALERWEQHARCAYEIFDKDGNRAIVIEELASELGLGPSIPVHAVLNDWIRHTDGKLSFLGFVKLLHGPSTRGLAKVQ from the exons ATGGGTGCTTGTACCTCAAAACCACCAAGACCCAATCCTTATTCCCCACAAGAAATTCTTCCACCACCGGAAACACCAAACGTCGCTGAAACCCAGAAAGAAAATGAAGCTAAAAAATCACCTTTTTTCCCATTTTACTCTCCCAGTCCTGCTCGTTTTTTTCTCTCCAAGAAATCACCTGCCCGTCATTCTTCTGCTTCTAAGAGTGCGAATTCTACTCCGGCGAGGTTGTTTAAACGACCTTTTCCTCCTCCTTCACCGGCGAAGCATATTAAAGCTCTGCTTTTGAGACGGCATGGTAGTGTTAAGCCTAATGCTGCATCTATTCCGGAAGGAGAGGAAACTGAGGGGGCTAACTTGGATAAGAGTTTTGGGTTTTCTAAGCAATTTGTGAGTAAGTATGAAATTGGGGAGGAAGTGGGTAGAGGCCATTTTGGGTATACTTGTTCTGCTATTGTCAAGAAAGGTGAACTTAAGGGTCAGAAAGTTGCTGTTAAGGTCATTCCAAAAGCCAAG ATGACAACAGCTATTTCCGTTGAGGATGTCAGACGGGAAGTTAAAATTTTGCGCGCGTTAACAGGACATAACAATCTCATACAATTCTATGATGCATTTGAAGATCGGGATAATGTCTACATTGTGATGGA GTTATGCCAAGGAGGAGAGCTCCTTGATAGAATACTTGCACG GGGTGGGAAGTACTCAGAAGAGGATGCGAAGGATGTCATGGTACAAATATTAAATGTTGTTGCATTCTGCCATCTCCAGGGTGTTGTGCACCGTGATCTTAAACCCGAG aattttttgtttttgtcgaAAGATGAATCCTCCCCGCTAAAAGCCATCGATTTTGGCTTATCAGATTTTGTTAGACCAG ATGAAAAGCTTAATGACATTGTTGGAAGTGCATATTACGTAGCACCGGAAGTTCTGCACAGATCATATGGTATAGAGGCTGATGTGTGGAGTATAGGTGTAATAGCATATATTCTTCTATGTGGTAGTCGTCCATTTTGGGCTCGAACAGAGTCTGGAATCTTCAGGGCTGTTTTAAAAGCTGATCCAACTTATGATGAAGCACCCTGGCCTACGTTAACTTCAGAGGCTAATGATTTTGTCAAGCGACTATTGAATAAAGATCCTAGAAAAAGAATGAGTGCTGCTCAAGCATTAT GTCATCCTTGGATGCGTAATCATAGCGGTGCAAAGCTACCACTTGATATTCTTATATTTCGTCTCATGAAGGCATATATGCGGTCATCCTCTTTGCGTAAGGCTGCTTTAAGG GCGTTGTCGAAAACTTTGACCGCAGATGAACTGTTCTATCTTAAAGAGCAATTTGCATTACTGGAGCCAGACAAAAATGGCAACATAAAGCTAGAAAATATAAGATCA GCACTAATGAAATATGGAACAGATGCTATGAAGGAGTCACGGATTCCAGATTTTCTTGCCTCG CTAAATGCACTTCAATATCGAAAGATGGATTTTGAAGAATTCTGCGCAGCTGCCTTAAGTGTTCATCAGCTGGAGGCTCTTGAGCGCTGGGAGCAACATGCTAGGTGTGCATATGAAATCTTTGATAAGGATGGCAATAGGGCTATTGTCATAGAAGAACTTGCATCT GAGCTTGGACTGGGTCCTTCAATTCCAGTTCATGCTGTCCTTAATGACTGGATAAGGCATACAGATGGAAAGCTTAGTTTTCTTGGTTTTGTGAAATTGTTGCATGGTCCTTCCACCCGAGGACTTGCAAAGGTGCAGTAA